From Marmota flaviventris isolate mMarFla1 chromosome X, mMarFla1.hap1, whole genome shotgun sequence, the proteins below share one genomic window:
- the Tasl gene encoding TLR adapter interacting with SLC15A4 on the lysosome, with amino-acid sequence MLSEGYLSGLAYWNDIYWNHASYNEEVAGEKEEETTSVAALSYSSVDEEEVRSLYMSCKSSGKFISSLHSRENQCNRSQRVTVLQTNPNPVFESPNLAAVEICRDLHRGTYLVPPSCKSICKNYNDLHIAGGQVMAVNSVMTDFPSESSFECGPLLKSSEIPLPMEDSISTQPSDFPQKPIQRYSSYWKITSIKEKSSLQMQKPISNAVLNEYLEQKVVELYKQYIMDAMFHDSSPTQILASELIMTSVDQISLQVSREKNLETSKARDLVISRLLQLASTEISTPSLHISQYSNVNP; translated from the coding sequence ATGCTGTCAGAAGGGTATCTCAGTGGACTTGCCTACTGGAATGACATCTACTGGAATCACGCATCTTATAATGAAGAGGTGGctggggaaaaggaagaggagacaaCTTCTGTTGCGGCTCTTTCCTATTCCTCTGTGGATGAAGAGGAAGTCAGAAGTCTTTACATGAGCTGCAAATCCTCTGGCAAGTTTATTTCTTCACTGCACTCAAGAGAAAACCAATGTAACAGAAGTCAGAGAGTCACAGTGCTGCAGACAAACCCTAATCCGGTGTTTGAAAGCCCAAACTTGGCTGCAGTTGAAATATGTAGAGACCTCCATAGAGGGACCTACTTGGTTCCACCTTCCTGCAAAAGCATTTGCAAAAATTACAATGACTTACATATTGCAGGGGGACAAGTGATGGCCGTTAACTCAGTGATGACAGATTTTCCCTCTGAGAGCAGTTTTGAATGTGGTCCTTTGCTGAAGTCATCGGAGATTCCTTTGCCCATGGAAGATTCCATTTCCACTCAGCCCAGTGACTTTCCCCAAAAGCCTATTCAGCGGTACTCATCGTATTGGAAAATAACCAGCATCAAAGAAAAAAGCAGCCTGCAAATGCAGAAACCTATTTCAAATGCAGTGCTGAATGAGTACTTGGAGCAGAAGGTGGTGGAGTTATATAAGCAGTACATCATGGATGCCATGTTTCATGACAGTTCTCCTACCCAGATTCTGGCATCTGAACTCATCATGACAAGTGTGGACCAAATCAGTCTTCAAGTGTCTAGAGAGAAGAACCTGGAGACCTCAAAAGCTAGGGATTTAGTCATTAGTCGCCTATTACAGTTGGCATCAACTGAGATCAGTACACCTAGTCTTCACATTTCACAGTACAGCAATGTGAATCCATAG